A genome region from Primulina eburnea isolate SZY01 chromosome 9, ASM2296580v1, whole genome shotgun sequence includes the following:
- the LOC140840869 gene encoding uncharacterized protein, with product MGMLGKCQGTYILIYSWHTFISCPFARECWENAKVLQKIESQADGAEGFTHWIFKCIKELSGAEMNKIVTILWAIWKQRNSLLWNNHIDSPSRAVDTALRFLYDWISLERSDKVPLNAGTRPQANLWTPPPNGVVKCNIDAAFFDDIQTAGVSMVMRDAEGRFVMARTSLIKGLRCVKEGEAIGLLEALSWIRNLDYPTVMFEVDAQIVHLAMRGNEKDNTEFGEIMESCRDIVSSKPGFSVHFVRRQANEVAHVLAKHSRFFDSPLCG from the coding sequence ATGGGAATGCTGGGAAAATGCCAAGGTACTTATATACTTATATACTCTTGGCATACATTTATATCATGTCCTTTCGCACGTGAATGCTGGGAAAATGCCAAGGTACTTCAGAAGATAGAATCCCAAGCAGATGGCGCCGAGGGTTTCACGCATTGGATATTCAAGTGTATCAAGGAACTAAGCGGAGCAGAGATGAACAAGATTGTCACCATCCTTTGGGCAATCTGGAAACAAAGGAACTCTCTATTGTGGAACAACCATATCGATAGCCCATCTAGGGCGGTAGATACAGCCTTGAGGTTTCTCTATGATTGGATATCCTTAGAAAGGAGTGACAAAGTCCCACTGAATGCAGGAACAAGACCACAGGCGAACTTGTGGACACCACCCCCCAATGGAGTCGTAAAATGCAATATTGATGCAGCTTTCTTCGATGATATCCAAACGGCTGGAGTAAGTATGGTGATGCGAGATGCCGAGGGCCGATTTGTTATGGCAAGAACTTCCTTGATTAAAGGACTTCGCTGCGTCAAAGAAGGAGAAGCAATCGGTTTGTTGGAAGCTTTGTCTTGGATCCGTAATCTGGATTATCCTACAGTTATGTTCGAAGTGGATGCACAAATTGTCCACCTGGCCATGAGGGGAAATGAGAAAGACAACACGGAGTTTGGAGAAATAATGGAAAGTTGTAGAGACATAGTATCTTCTAAACCGGGTTTCTCGGTTCATTTTGTCCGTAGACAAGCAAACGAGGTTGCGCATGTGTTAGCAAAGCATTCTCGATTTTTTGATAGTCCTTTGTGTGGGTAG
- the LOC140840870 gene encoding uncharacterized protein, with protein MGYVSRFIFQKIASLIQGFLYFVSIYFLPLLSLVYARFSSFRHRLQKNGDSPINQETETGENGSLVRVSVRYEETETSHVNEVNGNGIRDASEYEDGFCDINLEQVDDVSVKSNAENLAEEFETEEFHGNREDFLDEPLFQDGENYVVESDTDLTDDEFLSNKDLDDGFDIDIETSDSKNELSEFEENQELLQHFLATGDDPHDHITLNSDFLSQSDFFDKNNDREHRTKDQSEEHKSKDSPSSHSDDANKLESLWEHQELIEQLKMELRKVRDTGLPTIFEESESPRISEDLKPWKIDERFQHEDCIGELHKFFKSYGERMRKFDILNYQKMYAIGFLQLKDPLHSIPPSPPTLRSLVTQNLWQWKHKIHGSDPMKKFITELQGDLELVYVGQICLSWEFLHWQYEKALDLWDSDPGGVHRYNEVAGEFQQFQVLIQRFIEDEPFQGPRTHNYVKNRCVLRNLLQVPLIREDKVKGKRKNGKNDMLDEYGVTSGMLVEIVEESIRLFWRFIGADKDCTVASIKKMAQVSNSEDNKLLLHLKKDLLKKERRIKDVLRSENCILRRFRRGRDEDEWDQVLYFFSQVDMKLVCRVLSMSRVTRDHLVWCDNKLSRISFVNRRRIHVQAAAFLLFPC; from the exons ATGGGTTATGTCTCTCGCTTCATTTTCCAGAAGATAGCATCTTTAATTCAGGGTTTTTTGTACTTTGTTTCCATTTATTTTCTCCCACTTCTCAGTCTCGTTTACGCGCGGTTTTCCAG TTTTCGACACAGGCTGCAGAAAAATGGCGACTCCCCGATTAATCAAGAGACCGAAACCGGGGAAAATG GATCCCTTGTGCGAGTATCAGTTCGCTACGAAGAAACCGAAACTTCACACGTGAATGAAGTTAATGGAAATGGAATCCGTGATGCATCTGAATATGAAGATGGTTTTTGCGATATAAATCTGGAACAGGTTGATGACGTGAGTGTGAAATCTAATGCTGAAAATTTGGCTGAAGAGTTTGAAACAGAGGAATTTCATGGAAATCGAGAAGATTTTCTTGACGAGCCCCTATTTCAAGATGGCGAAAATTATGTGGTGGAATCTGATACAGACTTAACCGACGATGAGTTCCTATCCAACAAAGATTTGGACGATGGATTTGATATCGATATCGAGACAAGTGACTCAAAGAATGAGTTGTCGGAATTCGAAGAAAATCAAGAATTGTTGCAGCACTTTCTTGCCACTGGTGACGACCCACATGATCATATAACATTGAACTCAGATTTCCTGTCTCAGTCCGATTTTTTTGATAAGAACAACGACAGAGAACATAGGACAAAAGATCAATCTGAAGAGCACAAATCGAAGGACTCGCCAAGTTCTCATTCGGATGATGCAAACAAATTGGAGTCATTGTGGGAACATCAAGAACTGATTGAGCAGCTGAAGATGGAGCTAAGGAAAGTTCGGGACACGGGTCTCCCCACCATCTTCGAAGAATCGGAGTCGCCAAGAATATCGGAGGATTTGAAGCCATGGAAGATTGATGAAAGGTTCCAGCATGAAGACTGTATAGGGGAGCTTCACAAGTTCTTCAAGAGCTACGGAGAAAGGATGCGCAAATTCGATATTTTGAACTACCAAAAGATGTATGCCATAG GCTTCTTGCAGCTAAAGGACCCTCTCCACTCAATCCCACCATCACCGCCAACACTAAGATCCCTAGTTACCCAGAATCTGTGGCAATGGAAACACAAAATCCATGGCAGCGACCCCATGAAGAAGTTCATAACCGAATTGCAGGGCGACCTCGAACTCGTATACGTTGGCCAGATTTGCCTTTCTTGGGAATTCTTGCATTGGCAGTACGAAAAAGCCTTGGATTTGTGGGATTCCGATCCTGGTGGAGTCCATCGGTACAACGAGGTTGCGGGAGAGTTTCAGCAGTTCCAGGTGCTTATTCAAAGATTTATAGAAGATGAGCCATTCCAAGGGCCTAGAACTCACAACTACGTCAAAAATCGATGCGTTCTTCGCAACCTTCTTCAAGTTCCTTTGATAAGAG AGGACAAAGTAAAAGGCAAAAGGAAGAATGGGAAAAATGACATGTTGGATGAATATGGTGTGACAAGTGGAATGTTAGTGGAAATAGTGGAAGAATCGATCCGATTGTTTTGGAGATTTATCGGAGCTGACAAAGATTGCACCGTCGCATCAATCAAGAAAATGGCTCAGGTTTCCAATTCTGAAGACAACAAGCTTCTTCTTCACCTCAAAAAAGATCTTCTCAAG AAGGAGAGAAGAATCAAGGACGTTTTAAGGAGCGAAAATTGTATTCTGAGGAGATTTCGACGGGGCAGGGATGAAGATGAATGGGATCAAGTCCTCTACTTTTTCTCGCAAGTAGATATGAAATTGGTGTGTAGGGTTTTGAGCATGTCGAGAGTGACGAGGGATCATTTGGTATGGTGTGATAATAAGTTGAGCAGGATTAGTTTTGTGAATAGAAGAAGAATACATGTGCAGGCTGCAGCTTTCTTGTTGTTTCCTTGTTAG